One window of the Prinia subflava isolate CZ2003 ecotype Zambia chromosome 1, Cam_Psub_1.2, whole genome shotgun sequence genome contains the following:
- the PI15 gene encoding peptidase inhibitor 15, whose amino-acid sequence MTVIAAISCTLLFSVLCETSALVLPNSTDLFLSDNNFTDIKTALAAHLDSAKIPKARQKRYISQNDMIAILDYHNQVRGKVFPPASNMEYMVWDETLAKSAEAWAATCIWDHGPSYLLRFLGQNLSVRTGRYRSILQLVKPWYDEVKDYAFPYPQDCNPRCPMRCYGPMCTHYTQMVWATSNRIGCAIHTCHNMNVWGSVWRRAVYLVCNYAPKGNWIGEAPYKLGVPCSACPPSYGGSCIDNLCFPGVTSNYLYWFK is encoded by the exons ATGACAGTAATTGCTGCAATCAGTTGTACTCTCTTATTTTCCGTTCTCTGTGAAACAAGTGCATTAGTGTTACCCAACTCCACTGACCTATTCCTGTCAGACAATAATTTCACTGACATCAAGACAGCTTTGGCAGCTCATCTGGACTCTGCAAAAATTCCCAAAGCCAGGCAGAAGCGCTACATTTCTCAGAATGACATGATTGCCATTCTCGATTATCATAATCAAGTCAGGGGCAAAGTCTTCCCACCTGCTTCCAACATGGAATATATG GTTTGGGATGAAACTCTTGCCAAATCTGCTGAGGCTTGGGCTGCTACATGCATTTGGGACCATGGACCTTCCTATCTTCTGAGATTTTTGGGCCAGAACCTGTCTGTAAGAACTGGAAG GTACCGATCTATTCTCCAGTTGGTAAAGCCATGGTATGATGAGGTGAAGGATTATGCTTTCCCTTATCCTCAAGACTGCAACCCCAGATGCCCGATGCGATGTTATGGACCCATGTGCACCCATTACACACAG aTGGTTTGGGCCACTTCCAACCGTATAGGCTGCGCAATCCACACGTGCCACAATATGAACGTCTGGGGATCTGTTTGGCGGAGAGCTGTGTACTTGGTATGCAACTATGCCCCAAA gggGAATTGGATTGGAGAAGCACCATATAAATTAGGAGTCCCATGTTCAGCTTGTCCTCCAAGCTATGGAGGTTCCTGTATCGACAATCTTTGTTTCCCAGGAGTGACATCAAACTACTTATACTGGTTTAAATAA